Proteins from one Bos indicus x Bos taurus breed Angus x Brahman F1 hybrid chromosome 19, Bos_hybrid_MaternalHap_v2.0, whole genome shotgun sequence genomic window:
- the HIC1 gene encoding hypermethylated in cancer 1 protein isoform X1: MSEFRNMYTGTFSSKPQFLWGSQVRGWGLQVGTSGRLNLRTGPPPGSSSSSASLHPRCAGRRPWLCRAKYRTAARWRHSCSSARRPGPLQIRVCGKRGGAETRPGRGEDGPAGQTDRGPGGRRAAQRSHVPPWIRRQPGPGLPTCPPGECAGQTMLDTMEAPGHSRQLLLQLNNQRTKGFLCDVIIVVQNALFRAHKNVLAASSAYLKSLVVHDNLLNLDHDMVSPAVFRLVLDFIYTGRLADGAEAAAAAAVAPGAEPSLGAVLAAASYLQIPDLVALCKKRLKRHGKYCHLRGGGGGGGGYAPYGRPGRGLRAATPVIQACYSSPAGPPPPPTAEPPSGPEAAVNTHCAELYASGPGPATALCAPERRCSPLCGLDLSKKSPPGSAPPERPPGERELPPRPDSPPSAGPAAYKEPPLTLPPLPPLPFQKLEEAGPPPDPFRGGGGSPGSEPPGRPDGPSLLYRWMKHEPGLGSYGDELGRERGSPSERCEERGGDPSASPGGPPLGLAPPPRYAGSLDGPGAGGDGDDYKSSSEETGSSEDPSPPGGHLEGYPCPHLAYGEPESFGDNLYVCIPCGKGFPSSEQLNAHVEAHVEEEEALYGRAEAAEVAAGAAGLGPPFGGGGDKVAGAPGGLGELLRPYRCASCDKSYKDPATLRQHEKTHWLTRPYPCTICGKKFTQRGTMTRHMRSHLGLKPFACDACGMRFTRQYRLTEHMRIHSGEKPYECQVCGGKFAQQRNLISHMKMHAVGGAAGAAGALAGLGGLPGVPGPDGKGKLDFPEGVFAVARLTAEQLSLKQQDKAAAAELLAQTTHFLHDPKVALESLYPLAKFTAELGLSPDKAAEVLSQGAHLAAGPDGRTIDRFSPT; this comes from the exons ATGtcagaatttagaaatatgtacACAGGAACATTCAGCTCAAAACCCCAATTTCTGTGGGGCTCGCAGGTCCGGGGCTGGGGACTCCAGGTGGGCACATCTGGAAGGCTGAATCTGAGAACAGGCCCCCCTCCTGGGTCCAGTTCGTCATCTGCGAGCCTCCATCCCAGGTGCGCAGGAAGGAGGCCGTGGCTGTGCCGCGCAAAGTACCGCACGGCCGCGAGGTGGCGCCATAGCTGCAGCAGCGCCCGCCGGCCCGGGCCGCTCCAGATAAGAGTGTGCGGAAAGCGCGGCGGGGCTGAGACGCGACCAGGACGCGGGGAGGACGGACCAGCAGGACAGACCGACCGGGGGCCCGGCGGGCGGAGGGCAGCGCAGCGCAGCCACGTCCCCCCCTGGATCCGCCGGCAGCCGGGCCCGGGGCTTCCGACATGCCCCCCAG GAGAGTGTGCTGGGCAGACGATGCTGGACACGATGGAGGCGCCCGGCCACtccaggcagctgctgctgcagctcaACAACCAGCGCACCAAGGGCTTCTTGTGCGACGTGATCATCGTGGTGCAGAACGCCCTCTTCCGCGCGCACAAGAACGTGCTGGCGGCCAGCAGCGCCTACCTCAAGTCCCTGGTGGTGCACGACAACCTGCTCAACCTGGACCATGACATGGTGAGCCCGGCCGTGTTCCGCCTGGTGCTGGACTTCATCTACACCGGCCGCCTGGCGGATGGCGCGGAGGCTGCGGCGGCGGCTGCCGTGGCCCCGGGGGCCGAGCCGAGCCTGGGCGCCGTGCTGGCCGCCGCCAGCTACCTGCAGATCCCCGACCTCGTGGCGCTGTGCAAGAAACGCCTCAAGCGCCACGGCAAGTACTGCCACctgcggggcggcggcggcggcggcggcggctacGCACCCTACGGGAGGCCGGGCCGGGGCCTGCGGGCCGCCACGCCCGTCATCCAGGCCTGCTACTCCTCCCCGGCCGGGCCTCCGCCGCCGCCCACCGCCGAGCCGCCGTCGGGCCCCGAGGCCGCTGTGAACACGCACTGCGCCGAGCTGTACGCCTCGGGCCCCGGCCCGGCCACCGCGCTCTGCGCCCCGGAGCGCCGCTGCTCCCCGCTCTGCGGCCTGGACCTGTCAAAGAAAAGCCCGCCGGGCTCCGCGCCTCCCGAGCGACCGCCGGGGGAGCGAGAGCTGCCCCCACGCCCAGACAGCCCTCCCAGCGCCGGCCCCGCCGCCTACAAGGAGCCACCACTCACCCTGCCACCGCTGCCGCCGCTGCCCTtccagaagctggaggaggccGGACCGCCTCCGGATCCGTTCCGAGGTGGCGGCGGCAGCCCGGGATCCGAGCCCCCCGGCCGCCCCGACGGGCCCAGCCTCCTCTaccgctggatgaagcacgagccaGGCCTGGGCAGCTACGGCGACGAGCTGGGCCGCGAGCGCGGCTCCCCCAGCGAACGCTGCGAGGAGCGCGGCGGAGACCCCTCGGCCTCGCCCGGGGGGCCTCCGCTCGGCCTGGCGCCGCCGCCGCGCTACGCGGGCAGCTTGGACGGGCCTGGCGCCGGCGGCGACGGCGACGACTACAAGAGCAGCAGTGAGGAGACGGGCAGCAGTGAGGACCCCAGCCCTCCCGGCGGCCACCTCGAGGGCTACCCGTGCCCGCACCTGGCCTACGGAGAGCCCGAGAGCTTCGGCGACAACCTGTACGTTTGCATCCCGTGCGGAAAGGGCTTCCCCAGCTCGGAGCAGCTGAACGCGCACGTGGAGGCGcacgtggaggaggaggaggcgctgTACGGCCGGGCCGAGGCAGCGGAGGTGGCCGCGGGGGCCGCCGGCCTCGGGCCCCCTTTTGGAGGCGGTGGGGACAAGGTGGCCGGGGCCCCGGGGGGCCTGGGCGAGCTGCTGCGGCCGTACCGCTGCGCGTCGTGCGACAAGAGCTACAAGGACCCGGCCACGCTGCGGCAGCACGAGAAGACCCACTGGCTGACGCGGCCCTACCCCTGCACCATCTGCGGGAAGAAGTTCACGCAGCGCGGGACCATGACGCGCCACATGCGCAGCCACCTGGGCCTCAAGCCCTTCGCGTGCGACGCGTGCGGCATGCGCTTCACGCGCCAGTACCGCCTCACCGAGCACATGCGCATCCACTCGGGCGAGAAGCCCTATGAGTGCCAGGTGTGCGGCGGCAAGTTCGCCCAGCAGCGCAACCTCATCAGTCACATGAAGATGCACGCTGTGGGCGGCGCGGCCGGCGCGGCCGGGGCGCTGGCGGGGCTGGGGGGGCTCCCCGGCGTCCCGGGCCCCGACGGCAAGGGCAAGCTCGATTTCCCCGAGGGCGTCTTTGCAGTGGCGCGCCTCACGGCCGAACAGCTCAGCCTGAAGCAGCAGGACAAGGCGGCTGCGGCCGAGCTGCTGGCTCAGACCACGCACTTCCTGCACGACCCCAAGGTGGCGCTCGAGAGCCTCTACCCGCTGGCCAAGTTCACCGCGGAGCTGGGCCTCAGCCCCGACAAGGCGGCCGAGGTGCTGAGCCAGGGCGCGCACCTGGCCGCCGGCCCCGACGGCCGAACCATCGACCGTTTCTCTCCCACCTAG
- the HIC1 gene encoding hypermethylated in cancer 1 protein isoform X2, protein MTFPEADIFLKSGECAGQTMLDTMEAPGHSRQLLLQLNNQRTKGFLCDVIIVVQNALFRAHKNVLAASSAYLKSLVVHDNLLNLDHDMVSPAVFRLVLDFIYTGRLADGAEAAAAAAVAPGAEPSLGAVLAAASYLQIPDLVALCKKRLKRHGKYCHLRGGGGGGGGYAPYGRPGRGLRAATPVIQACYSSPAGPPPPPTAEPPSGPEAAVNTHCAELYASGPGPATALCAPERRCSPLCGLDLSKKSPPGSAPPERPPGERELPPRPDSPPSAGPAAYKEPPLTLPPLPPLPFQKLEEAGPPPDPFRGGGGSPGSEPPGRPDGPSLLYRWMKHEPGLGSYGDELGRERGSPSERCEERGGDPSASPGGPPLGLAPPPRYAGSLDGPGAGGDGDDYKSSSEETGSSEDPSPPGGHLEGYPCPHLAYGEPESFGDNLYVCIPCGKGFPSSEQLNAHVEAHVEEEEALYGRAEAAEVAAGAAGLGPPFGGGGDKVAGAPGGLGELLRPYRCASCDKSYKDPATLRQHEKTHWLTRPYPCTICGKKFTQRGTMTRHMRSHLGLKPFACDACGMRFTRQYRLTEHMRIHSGEKPYECQVCGGKFAQQRNLISHMKMHAVGGAAGAAGALAGLGGLPGVPGPDGKGKLDFPEGVFAVARLTAEQLSLKQQDKAAAAELLAQTTHFLHDPKVALESLYPLAKFTAELGLSPDKAAEVLSQGAHLAAGPDGRTIDRFSPT, encoded by the exons ATGACTTTTCCTGAAGCGGACATTTTCCTCAAATCGG GAGAGTGTGCTGGGCAGACGATGCTGGACACGATGGAGGCGCCCGGCCACtccaggcagctgctgctgcagctcaACAACCAGCGCACCAAGGGCTTCTTGTGCGACGTGATCATCGTGGTGCAGAACGCCCTCTTCCGCGCGCACAAGAACGTGCTGGCGGCCAGCAGCGCCTACCTCAAGTCCCTGGTGGTGCACGACAACCTGCTCAACCTGGACCATGACATGGTGAGCCCGGCCGTGTTCCGCCTGGTGCTGGACTTCATCTACACCGGCCGCCTGGCGGATGGCGCGGAGGCTGCGGCGGCGGCTGCCGTGGCCCCGGGGGCCGAGCCGAGCCTGGGCGCCGTGCTGGCCGCCGCCAGCTACCTGCAGATCCCCGACCTCGTGGCGCTGTGCAAGAAACGCCTCAAGCGCCACGGCAAGTACTGCCACctgcggggcggcggcggcggcggcggcggctacGCACCCTACGGGAGGCCGGGCCGGGGCCTGCGGGCCGCCACGCCCGTCATCCAGGCCTGCTACTCCTCCCCGGCCGGGCCTCCGCCGCCGCCCACCGCCGAGCCGCCGTCGGGCCCCGAGGCCGCTGTGAACACGCACTGCGCCGAGCTGTACGCCTCGGGCCCCGGCCCGGCCACCGCGCTCTGCGCCCCGGAGCGCCGCTGCTCCCCGCTCTGCGGCCTGGACCTGTCAAAGAAAAGCCCGCCGGGCTCCGCGCCTCCCGAGCGACCGCCGGGGGAGCGAGAGCTGCCCCCACGCCCAGACAGCCCTCCCAGCGCCGGCCCCGCCGCCTACAAGGAGCCACCACTCACCCTGCCACCGCTGCCGCCGCTGCCCTtccagaagctggaggaggccGGACCGCCTCCGGATCCGTTCCGAGGTGGCGGCGGCAGCCCGGGATCCGAGCCCCCCGGCCGCCCCGACGGGCCCAGCCTCCTCTaccgctggatgaagcacgagccaGGCCTGGGCAGCTACGGCGACGAGCTGGGCCGCGAGCGCGGCTCCCCCAGCGAACGCTGCGAGGAGCGCGGCGGAGACCCCTCGGCCTCGCCCGGGGGGCCTCCGCTCGGCCTGGCGCCGCCGCCGCGCTACGCGGGCAGCTTGGACGGGCCTGGCGCCGGCGGCGACGGCGACGACTACAAGAGCAGCAGTGAGGAGACGGGCAGCAGTGAGGACCCCAGCCCTCCCGGCGGCCACCTCGAGGGCTACCCGTGCCCGCACCTGGCCTACGGAGAGCCCGAGAGCTTCGGCGACAACCTGTACGTTTGCATCCCGTGCGGAAAGGGCTTCCCCAGCTCGGAGCAGCTGAACGCGCACGTGGAGGCGcacgtggaggaggaggaggcgctgTACGGCCGGGCCGAGGCAGCGGAGGTGGCCGCGGGGGCCGCCGGCCTCGGGCCCCCTTTTGGAGGCGGTGGGGACAAGGTGGCCGGGGCCCCGGGGGGCCTGGGCGAGCTGCTGCGGCCGTACCGCTGCGCGTCGTGCGACAAGAGCTACAAGGACCCGGCCACGCTGCGGCAGCACGAGAAGACCCACTGGCTGACGCGGCCCTACCCCTGCACCATCTGCGGGAAGAAGTTCACGCAGCGCGGGACCATGACGCGCCACATGCGCAGCCACCTGGGCCTCAAGCCCTTCGCGTGCGACGCGTGCGGCATGCGCTTCACGCGCCAGTACCGCCTCACCGAGCACATGCGCATCCACTCGGGCGAGAAGCCCTATGAGTGCCAGGTGTGCGGCGGCAAGTTCGCCCAGCAGCGCAACCTCATCAGTCACATGAAGATGCACGCTGTGGGCGGCGCGGCCGGCGCGGCCGGGGCGCTGGCGGGGCTGGGGGGGCTCCCCGGCGTCCCGGGCCCCGACGGCAAGGGCAAGCTCGATTTCCCCGAGGGCGTCTTTGCAGTGGCGCGCCTCACGGCCGAACAGCTCAGCCTGAAGCAGCAGGACAAGGCGGCTGCGGCCGAGCTGCTGGCTCAGACCACGCACTTCCTGCACGACCCCAAGGTGGCGCTCGAGAGCCTCTACCCGCTGGCCAAGTTCACCGCGGAGCTGGGCCTCAGCCCCGACAAGGCGGCCGAGGTGCTGAGCCAGGGCGCGCACCTGGCCGCCGGCCCCGACGGCCGAACCATCGACCGTTTCTCTCCCACCTAG